One region of Hugenholtzia roseola DSM 9546 genomic DNA includes:
- a CDS encoding GNAT family N-acetyltransferase codes for MIQIELLSPVAVADFRTFVCLLAEAFETPHFELLSEEKATKILARPDFRAFVAKKENLILGGLTLYLLEDCYHNQDKKLAYLYDIAVVEKHRGKGIGSKLLDFTKSYLKKENISEIFVQAEADDQDAIAFYRKHLTKRKDVELGVAYFSFAL; via the coding sequence ATGATACAGATTGAACTACTTTCGCCTGTTGCTGTGGCAGATTTTCGCACCTTCGTTTGCCTTTTGGCAGAAGCCTTTGAAACGCCTCATTTCGAACTGCTTTCCGAAGAAAAAGCAACAAAAATCTTAGCAAGACCCGATTTTAGGGCTTTTGTAGCCAAAAAAGAAAACCTCATTTTGGGCGGACTTACACTCTACCTGCTCGAAGATTGTTATCACAACCAAGACAAAAAATTGGCGTATCTCTATGATATTGCCGTTGTGGAAAAACATAGAGGCAAGGGAATAGGGTCAAAATTATTAGACTTTACAAAATCTTACCTTAAAAAAGAAAATATATCTGAAATCTTTGTGCAAGCCGAAGCCGACGACCAAGACGCAATCGCTTTCTACCGCAAACATCTGACAAAAAGAAAAGACGTGGAATTGGGCGTAGCTTATTTTTCCTTTGCCTTGTGA
- a CDS encoding RluA family pseudouridine synthase: MSDLTEILDDEQSLSFNPTDDDDDEMLHEHHRILVDGGQEPIRLDKFLVIRLHRVTRNRLQNAIKGEFVKVNEKAVKPNHLLRPHDVVTVCLPEPVRDMKNVEPEAIPLSIFYEDDDILLINKPANLVAHPASENWSGTLANGVVHYLQQQGLPFFGLSHRLDKDTTGLLVVPKNENARDKLGKQFFHHTIERTYYALVWGEVKEDKGTIRGHLARWKNDRRIMIVEEDGSRGKHAVTHYQVLKRLRYVTLVKCNLETGRTHQIRAHMKHLGHPLFGDAPYGGTRIIKGSVFSKYLAFVQNCFDILPRQALHAKSLGFKHPKDERWVQFESELPEDFTTVLERWEKYVKYV, encoded by the coding sequence ATGTCCGACCTAACCGAAATTTTAGACGACGAGCAATCTCTCTCTTTCAATCCCACCGATGATGACGACGATGAAATGCTCCACGAACACCATCGCATCTTGGTTGATGGCGGGCAGGAGCCAATTCGTTTAGATAAGTTTTTGGTCATTCGCTTGCATCGCGTTACGCGCAATCGCCTGCAAAATGCCATTAAGGGCGAATTTGTCAAGGTCAATGAAAAAGCCGTCAAGCCAAACCACTTATTGCGCCCACACGATGTCGTTACGGTCTGTTTGCCCGAACCTGTGCGCGATATGAAGAATGTAGAGCCAGAGGCAATTCCGCTTTCTATTTTTTATGAAGACGACGATATTTTGCTTATCAATAAGCCTGCAAATTTGGTGGCGCACCCTGCTTCCGAAAATTGGTCGGGTACGCTTGCCAATGGCGTAGTGCATTATTTACAGCAACAGGGGCTACCTTTTTTTGGCTTGTCGCACCGTTTGGATAAGGATACCACAGGGCTTTTGGTCGTACCCAAAAATGAAAATGCACGCGATAAATTAGGCAAACAGTTTTTTCACCATACCATCGAGCGCACCTACTACGCCTTAGTTTGGGGCGAAGTCAAAGAGGACAAAGGCACGATACGCGGACATTTGGCGCGTTGGAAAAACGATAGGCGCATTATGATAGTAGAAGAAGACGGCAGCAGAGGCAAACATGCCGTAACACACTACCAAGTCTTGAAACGATTGCGGTATGTAACTTTGGTCAAATGCAACCTCGAAACAGGCAGAACGCACCAGATTCGCGCCCACATGAAGCACCTCGGACATCCGCTTTTTGGAGATGCCCCCTACGGTGGTACGCGCATTATCAAGGGTTCAGTGTTTTCCAAGTACCTTGCCTTTGTTCAAAATTGCTTTGATATTTTGCCCCGACAGGCACTGCACGCCAAATCTTTGGGCTT
- a CDS encoding alpha/beta hydrolase — translation MPSDHKNPTPTITEDLRGAGQLSTEAVLGIVQIVEALHARISATALLQGNPRLQRTSGIARFVYWLIRRITLLVGAGVDKSLGRLGKILKKTSSSQAREVVVSALNGVLGDYLEGRKNPLAIMMQFRKNGISLKNLTLTEDLEKTKGRLMIMVHGLCMNDLQWLYKGQNHGEALAQKHNLTTLYLHYNTGRHISENGKSFAAALENLQKSYPQITEIYLLTHSMGGLVSRSALYYGNLVQHHWIGKVRKLFFLGTPHHGAPLERAGNQIDNILEIHPYSAPFARLGKIRSAGITDLRYGNIIDEDWQDGDKFDANLRRSKPIPLPTRLASYAIAGLVSQENQAHLLPEWVGDGLVPLGSALGKHQDEKWQLYFPAHRQYTLKGINHLQLLASQAVYQKLDEWLSHTDL, via the coding sequence ATGCCATCTGACCATAAAAATCCTACTCCCACGATAACCGAAGACTTACGAGGTGCAGGGCAGCTCTCTACCGAAGCGGTACTTGGGATTGTGCAAATTGTTGAAGCCCTACACGCCCGCATATCTGCCACCGCACTTCTACAAGGCAATCCACGCCTGCAAAGAACCAGCGGCATTGCGCGTTTTGTGTATTGGCTTATCCGCCGCATTACCCTTTTAGTGGGGGCAGGTGTAGATAAATCGCTTGGGCGGCTTGGTAAAATACTCAAAAAGACCTCCTCTTCACAAGCTCGCGAAGTTGTCGTTTCGGCTCTCAATGGGGTTTTGGGCGACTACCTCGAAGGCAGGAAAAACCCGTTAGCAATTATGATGCAGTTTAGAAAAAATGGCATCTCGCTAAAAAATCTTACCCTAACGGAAGATTTGGAAAAAACAAAGGGCAGATTGATGATTATGGTGCATGGGCTTTGTATGAACGACTTACAATGGCTCTACAAAGGTCAGAACCATGGCGAAGCTCTTGCCCAAAAACACAACCTCACGACGCTTTATCTGCACTACAATACAGGCAGACATATTTCTGAAAATGGCAAAAGTTTCGCTGCCGCCTTAGAAAATTTACAAAAAAGCTACCCCCAAATCACTGAAATCTACCTACTCACGCATAGCATGGGCGGACTTGTGAGTCGAAGTGCTTTGTATTATGGCAATCTGGTGCAGCACCACTGGATAGGAAAGGTACGCAAACTCTTTTTTCTCGGCACACCCCACCATGGCGCACCGCTCGAAAGGGCAGGCAATCAGATAGACAACATCTTGGAAATACACCCTTATAGTGCGCCCTTTGCGCGTTTGGGCAAAATCAGAAGCGCAGGCATTACCGACCTTCGCTATGGCAATATCATAGACGAAGATTGGCAAGATGGCGATAAATTTGATGCCAACTTGCGTAGGTCAAAGCCTATTCCCCTGCCTACACGCTTGGCTTCTTATGCCATAGCAGGACTTGTTTCGCAGGAAAATCAAGCCCATTTGCTACCCGAATGGGTAGGCGATGGCTTAGTACCACTTGGCAGTGCGCTGGGCAAGCATCAAGACGAAAAATGGCAACTCTATTTTCCCGCCCATCGTCAATACACCTTAAAGGGCATCAACCACCTGCAACTGCTTGCAAGTCAGGCAGTTTATCAAAAGCTCGACGAATGGTTGAGCCATACCGACCTATAA